A window from Gemmatimonadales bacterium encodes these proteins:
- the uvrB gene encoding excinuclease ABC subunit UvrB, which yields MSNPRFEVVAPFAPAGDQPKAICELSEGLRRGDKYQTLLGVTGSGKTMTLAHTIASHGKPTLVLSHNKTLAAQLYGELRQFLPKNAVEYFVSYYDYYQPEAYVPSTDVYIEKDASINQDIESLRLRATSSLMERDDVVIVATVSAIYGLGDPVEYRKLMVTVSRGEQRGRDDILSELVRIQYSRNDVSFEQGTFRVRGDSIEIFPAYAEQAIRIELWGDEVERISKINPLTGDTIAQLDQCAIYPAKHFVTERSKIERAVTLIRAELAERLTELKAAGKLLEAQRLESRTNFDVEMLLEVGTCAGIENYSRHLSGRRQGERPACLFDYFPPDFLVVVDESHVSFPQIGGMYNGDRARKLTLVEYGFRLPSALDNRPLQFDEFMALVPQMLSLSATPGDFELGLSQGVVVEQIIRPTHLVDPEVDVRPVRGQVDDLLNEIRIREARHERVLVTTLTKRMSEDLTDYLQQAGVRVRYLHSDIDAIERMEILRGLRLGDFDVLVGINLLREGLDLPEVSLVAILDADQEGFLRSDRSLVQTIGRAARNLNGRAILYADRLTGSMQRALEEMDRRRTIQRQYNEQHGITPRSIIKSMDEVRLSTHVADARTERPEPKLAIQERVDLHDPAKRAAMIQSLERQMRQAAANLEFELAAMLRDQVNDLKALGAPDVRRGGVPRLRRQA from the coding sequence CACCGGGTCGGGCAAGACCATGACCCTGGCGCACACCATCGCCAGCCACGGGAAGCCCACGCTGGTGCTGTCGCACAACAAGACCCTCGCCGCCCAGCTCTACGGCGAGCTGCGCCAGTTCCTGCCCAAGAACGCCGTCGAGTACTTCGTCTCCTATTACGACTACTACCAGCCCGAAGCGTACGTCCCCTCCACCGACGTGTACATCGAGAAGGACGCGTCGATCAACCAGGATATCGAGAGCCTCCGGCTCCGCGCCACCTCGAGCCTGATGGAGCGCGACGACGTGGTCATCGTCGCCACGGTGAGCGCCATCTACGGTCTGGGCGATCCGGTGGAGTATCGCAAGCTGATGGTGACCGTCAGCCGCGGCGAGCAGCGGGGCCGGGACGACATCCTGAGCGAGCTGGTGCGGATCCAGTACAGCCGCAATGACGTCAGCTTCGAGCAGGGCACCTTCCGGGTCCGGGGCGACTCGATCGAGATCTTCCCCGCGTACGCCGAGCAGGCCATCCGGATCGAGCTCTGGGGCGACGAAGTGGAGCGGATCAGCAAGATCAATCCGCTGACCGGCGACACCATCGCCCAGCTCGACCAGTGCGCCATCTATCCCGCCAAGCACTTCGTGACCGAGCGCTCCAAGATCGAACGCGCGGTCACCCTCATCCGGGCCGAGCTGGCGGAGCGGTTGACCGAGCTCAAGGCGGCGGGCAAGCTGCTGGAGGCCCAGCGGCTGGAGTCCCGCACCAACTTCGACGTCGAGATGCTGCTCGAGGTCGGCACCTGCGCCGGGATCGAGAACTACTCCCGCCACCTGAGCGGTCGCCGCCAGGGGGAGCGGCCCGCCTGCCTGTTCGACTACTTCCCGCCCGATTTCCTGGTGGTGGTCGACGAGTCGCACGTCAGCTTCCCCCAGATCGGCGGCATGTACAACGGCGACCGGGCGCGGAAGCTCACGCTGGTCGAGTATGGCTTCCGCCTGCCGTCCGCGCTGGACAACCGTCCCCTCCAGTTCGACGAGTTCATGGCGCTGGTGCCGCAGATGCTCAGCCTCTCGGCCACGCCGGGCGATTTCGAGCTCGGGCTCTCCCAGGGGGTCGTGGTGGAGCAGATCATCCGGCCCACCCACCTGGTCGACCCCGAGGTGGACGTGCGGCCGGTCCGGGGCCAGGTCGACGATCTGCTGAACGAGATCCGGATCCGCGAAGCCCGCCACGAGCGGGTGCTGGTCACCACGCTGACCAAACGGATGTCGGAGGATCTCACCGACTACCTGCAGCAGGCCGGGGTCCGGGTGCGGTATCTCCACTCCGACATCGACGCGATCGAGCGGATGGAAATCCTCCGCGGCTTGCGGCTGGGCGACTTCGACGTGCTGGTGGGGATCAACCTGCTGCGCGAGGGGCTCGACCTGCCCGAGGTGTCGCTGGTGGCCATCCTCGACGCCGACCAGGAAGGCTTCCTCCGGTCGGATCGCTCGCTGGTGCAGACCATCGGACGGGCGGCCCGCAACCTGAACGGCCGGGCCATTCTCTACGCCGACCGGCTGACCGGCTCGATGCAACGCGCGTTGGAGGAGATGGACCGCCGGCGCACCATCCAGCGGCAATACAACGAGCAGCACGGCATCACCCCGCGCTCCATCATCAAGTCGATGGACGAGGTCCGGCTCTCCACCCACGTGGCCGACGCGCGGACCGAGCGGCCGGAGCCCAAGCTGGCGATTCAGGAGCGGGTCGACCTGCACGATCCGGCCAAGCGGGCGGCCATGATCCAGTCGCTGGAGCGGCAGATGCGCCAGGCGGCCGCCAACCTGGAGTTCGAGCTCGCCGCCATGCTGCGCGATCAGGTGAACGACCTCAAGGCGCTCGGCGCGCCCGACGTGCGCCGGGGCGGAGTCCCCCGGCTCCGCCGGCAGGCGTGA
- the tsaE gene encoding tRNA (adenosine(37)-N6)-threonylcarbamoyltransferase complex ATPase subunit type 1 TsaE: protein MIRELTRAELESEGVALGRSLPPGAVLAFEGELGAGKTTFIQAIARGLGVAAPATSPTYALVHRYQGRRGPVFHLDCYRLRSPEEAADLDWEGLAAEGDAILVEWPRQAGEWLPPTDRWFRLHHLPDPARRGLEMV from the coding sequence GTGATCCGCGAGTTGACCCGCGCCGAGCTCGAGTCGGAGGGCGTCGCGCTGGGCCGCTCGCTGCCCCCCGGAGCGGTGCTCGCCTTCGAAGGCGAGCTGGGAGCGGGCAAGACCACCTTCATCCAGGCCATCGCGCGCGGGCTCGGCGTCGCCGCGCCGGCCACCAGCCCGACCTACGCGCTGGTGCACCGCTACCAGGGGCGTCGCGGTCCGGTCTTCCACCTCGATTGCTATCGTCTGCGCTCACCCGAGGAAGCCGCCGACCTCGACTGGGAGGGGCTCGCGGCCGAAGGCGATGCCATCCTGGTGGAGTGGCCCCGCCAGGCGGGCGAGTGGTTGCCGCCCACCGACCGGTGGTTCCGGCTGCATCATCTGCCCGACCCGGCCCGGCGCGGCCTGGAGATGGTCTGA
- the tsaB gene encoding tRNA (adenosine(37)-N6)-threonylcarbamoyltransferase complex dimerization subunit type 1 TsaB, translating into MWLAIETATQRASIAVGRSAGDAVAESLAGARRHAAGLLPMIAALLDRTGATLDDLTGLALSDGPGSFTGLRVGAAVAKALVQARGLPLWTAPSLMVRASGVAREGHTVLAVADALRGEVYAAAYRFEPGEVVTLLAPSVYRPQVLVDAAPRPSTLVGEASPSAVELLERWSGSRLVGPPEGAPHASQLIELVGRRGGAVRITAVERWAPEYGRPAEAQARWEAAHGRPMPDPLGSAG; encoded by the coding sequence ATGTGGCTCGCCATCGAGACCGCCACCCAGCGGGCCTCCATCGCGGTGGGCCGCTCCGCCGGCGACGCGGTAGCGGAGAGCCTCGCGGGTGCACGGCGTCACGCGGCCGGTCTGCTTCCCATGATCGCCGCTCTGCTGGACCGGACCGGGGCGACGCTCGATGACCTCACCGGTCTTGCGCTCAGCGATGGACCCGGCAGCTTCACCGGCCTTCGGGTCGGCGCCGCGGTGGCCAAGGCGCTGGTACAGGCGCGCGGGCTGCCGCTCTGGACCGCGCCGTCGCTCATGGTGCGGGCCAGCGGGGTCGCCCGCGAGGGTCACACGGTGCTCGCGGTGGCCGACGCGCTCCGGGGTGAGGTGTATGCGGCCGCCTATCGCTTCGAGCCAGGGGAGGTCGTCACCCTGCTGGCTCCGTCGGTGTATCGCCCGCAGGTGCTGGTCGACGCGGCGCCGCGTCCGTCCACCCTGGTGGGCGAAGCATCGCCCAGCGCCGTGGAGCTGCTGGAGCGCTGGTCGGGCTCCCGGCTGGTGGGGCCACCCGAGGGTGCTCCTCACGCCAGCCAGCTCATCGAGCTGGTGGGGCGCCGTGGCGGCGCAGTCCGGATCACAGCCGTAGAGCGGTGGGCGCCGGAGTACGGCCGGCCCGCCGAGGCACAGGCACGCTGGGAGGCGGCGCATGGACGCCCCATGCCGGATCCGCTCGGCAGCGCCGGCTGA
- the rimI gene encoding ribosomal protein S18-alanine N-acetyltransferase, producing MDAPCRIRSAAPADAPALVGIERRAFSDPWSETSFREALTSSWTFGLVAETARGVAGYLIGRDVAGSGEVLNLAVAPEFRRRGIGSALLRAGIVALRRRRVDEVFLEVRESNRSAQALYLSHGFRPVGQRAAYYRNPREDALVLRLELEQPA from the coding sequence ATGGACGCCCCATGCCGGATCCGCTCGGCAGCGCCGGCTGACGCGCCGGCGCTCGTCGGCATCGAGCGCCGCGCGTTCAGCGATCCCTGGAGCGAGACCAGCTTTCGGGAGGCGCTTACCTCTTCCTGGACTTTCGGGCTGGTGGCGGAGACGGCGCGTGGGGTAGCCGGCTACCTGATCGGACGCGATGTGGCCGGCTCGGGCGAGGTCCTCAACCTGGCGGTGGCCCCCGAGTTCCGCCGGCGAGGCATCGGCAGCGCGCTGCTCCGCGCCGGGATCGTCGCGCTCCGGCGCCGAAGGGTGGACGAGGTCTTCCTCGAGGTGCGCGAGTCCAATCGTTCCGCTCAGGCGCTGTATCTGAGTCATGGGTTCCGGCCGGTCGGACAGCGGGCGGCGTACTACCGGAACCCGCGGGAGGACGCGCTGGTCCTCCGGCTGGAGCTGGAGCAGCCTGCGTGA
- a CDS encoding single-stranded DNA-binding protein: protein MSRSLNKVILIGNLGADPEVRSTSNGSRVATLSVATSRQWKNQSGEKQEKTEWHRVVLWNNKGSTLADIAEKYCKKGDKVYVEGSIEYRSWQDREGQTRYTTEITARELILLSGRSDGGSEFAAPSKVAAAAAGAPKGKDQSFEDFPEALDAEDDDLPF, encoded by the coding sequence GTGAGCCGAAGTCTGAACAAAGTCATTCTCATCGGGAACCTGGGGGCGGACCCGGAGGTCCGCAGCACCTCGAACGGGTCCCGGGTGGCAACGCTCTCGGTGGCCACCAGCCGGCAGTGGAAGAACCAGTCCGGCGAGAAGCAGGAGAAGACCGAGTGGCACCGGGTGGTGCTCTGGAACAACAAGGGCTCCACGCTCGCGGACATCGCCGAGAAGTATTGCAAGAAGGGCGATAAGGTGTACGTCGAAGGCAGCATCGAGTACCGCTCCTGGCAGGACCGGGAGGGCCAGACCCGCTACACCACCGAGATCACCGCACGAGAGCTCATCCTGCTGTCGGGCCGGAGCGACGGCGGCTCCGAGTTCGCGGCCCCGAGCAAGGTCGCCGCGGCCGCCGCCGGGGCGCCCAAGGGCAAGGACCAGTCGTTCGAGGATTTCCCCGAAGCGCTCGACGCCGAGGACGACGATCTGCCGTTCTAG
- a CDS encoding LysM domain-containing protein — protein MPRTFHRKWLGMLALAVSPTLVLAQEATPQSHTVRQGDTLWDLAKQYRGDPFLWPDIYRMNTATVADPHWIYPGEVLRLAGADTVPSVPATDTPIPPVAEAADTVPAVANAADSSAAATDSSVAAADTVQAGEPAAVTAQAPVTDSEVSHQLTLAQLTSASATDEGPAPLFASRRSQMLQETIRGYVEQPYRPLRRSEFYSSGFLTEGENLPFGKVVGPVTPQQIRSEGGNASALPYSLIAVEAPRGATYQIGDSLLVAQLGAELRSHDEVVMPTGLARVVDTVSGRYIASVDATYGPIRSGQRVLPAEKFTPSGTEHAVRVSNGVRARLLGGPGRQEMKAPQMVLFLDKGRADGVAAGDLFEVRRRAERLSDGSQRINELMATLQIVHVREHTATARIMNVVSPDIPPGTDAVQVAKLPS, from the coding sequence ATGCCGCGCACGTTCCACCGGAAGTGGCTGGGCATGCTCGCCCTGGCCGTAAGCCCGACCCTGGTGCTCGCCCAGGAAGCCACGCCCCAGTCCCACACCGTCCGGCAGGGAGACACGCTCTGGGACCTCGCCAAGCAGTATCGTGGCGACCCGTTCCTCTGGCCCGACATCTACCGGATGAATACGGCCACAGTGGCCGACCCGCACTGGATCTACCCAGGGGAAGTGCTCCGTCTGGCCGGCGCCGATACCGTCCCGTCGGTGCCTGCCACCGACACACCCATCCCGCCGGTCGCCGAGGCGGCCGACACCGTGCCGGCAGTCGCCAACGCCGCGGATTCGTCAGCCGCCGCCACGGATTCGTCAGTCGCCGCCGCGGATACGGTGCAGGCCGGGGAGCCCGCTGCAGTCACCGCGCAGGCGCCGGTCACTGACAGCGAGGTCAGTCACCAGCTCACCCTGGCGCAGCTCACGTCGGCGTCCGCCACCGATGAGGGACCCGCGCCGCTGTTTGCCTCGCGCCGATCCCAGATGCTGCAGGAGACCATCCGGGGGTACGTGGAGCAGCCGTATCGACCGCTCCGACGCAGCGAGTTCTACTCCTCCGGATTTCTCACCGAGGGTGAGAACCTGCCGTTCGGCAAGGTGGTGGGACCGGTGACGCCGCAGCAGATCCGCTCGGAGGGCGGCAACGCCAGCGCGCTGCCCTATTCGCTCATCGCGGTCGAGGCACCGCGGGGCGCCACCTACCAGATCGGCGACAGTCTCCTGGTGGCCCAGCTCGGCGCCGAGTTGCGGTCCCACGATGAAGTGGTGATGCCCACCGGCCTCGCTCGCGTGGTCGACACCGTGTCCGGGCGCTACATCGCGAGCGTCGATGCCACCTACGGCCCTATCCGGAGCGGCCAGCGGGTCCTTCCGGCTGAGAAGTTCACTCCGTCGGGCACCGAGCACGCGGTGCGGGTGAGCAATGGGGTCCGCGCCCGGCTGCTGGGCGGCCCTGGCCGGCAGGAAATGAAAGCGCCCCAGATGGTGCTCTTCCTCGACAAGGGCCGGGCGGATGGCGTCGCGGCCGGCGATCTGTTCGAGGTCCGGCGCCGGGCGGAGCGGTTGAGCGACGGCAGCCAGCGGATCAACGAGCTGATGGCCACGCTCCAGATCGTGCACGTACGAGAGCATACC